In Rhodanobacteraceae bacterium, a single genomic region encodes these proteins:
- a CDS encoding cyclic nucleotide-binding domain-containing protein, which translates to MTDSAVQVELDTRQAPFDLLPESVRASLRAAVDLHYLRKSERLLEAGQPSTRVYVILKGHVQAFEAREGGEQQFADYGPGDVLGAFAVIMGKARYSYRALEDTLCHVIPAERFQQLVNEFPRFAAWFHAGLSAKRKLLAESEAPAEMGRLMLTRAGEAQLAPALFVDGATTLAECVRMMRSRHVTCLLVGDPADPAIATRTDILYALALSGTAPEAPVAPLARRPLIAVEAHAVLFQALVRMTRHRVERVVVREGARILGTLGLTEVLSHYSSQSHLIGLRLERAESIEEIAAAARGLTDLVASLHAQGAKMSYLMELVSALNSRLMGKLFESLVPPDIRERVCLLVLGSEGRSEQILKTDQDNALILADGPDWPQAGEVCAQFSEALAQLGYPPCPGKVMVNNPAWRLTQSEWRERLLQWSGNYEPAAMLDLAIAVDARPIAGNAALFEPLQRQIAALGGNDGLMRQFAAPALAFHTPLTFFGKVRTDEHGLDIKKGGIFPIVQGLRALALKHRITETNSFRRADLLVEAGALHERDARDAQQALSVFLRLRLTDQLRKLKQGEAIDNHIDVAALRRLDRELLRDALRVVNQFKDLVAERFRLAG; encoded by the coding sequence ATGACAGACAGCGCAGTGCAGGTCGAACTCGACACCCGCCAGGCGCCGTTCGACCTGCTGCCCGAATCGGTGCGCGCGTCCCTGCGCGCCGCGGTCGACCTGCACTACCTGCGCAAGAGCGAACGCCTGCTGGAAGCGGGCCAGCCTTCGACTCGTGTCTACGTGATCCTCAAGGGCCACGTGCAGGCCTTCGAGGCGCGCGAGGGCGGCGAGCAGCAGTTTGCCGACTACGGCCCGGGCGATGTGCTCGGTGCCTTCGCCGTGATCATGGGCAAGGCGCGCTACAGCTACCGGGCGCTCGAAGACACGCTCTGCCACGTGATCCCGGCCGAGCGCTTCCAGCAGCTGGTCAATGAGTTCCCGCGCTTCGCCGCGTGGTTCCACGCCGGGCTGTCGGCCAAGCGCAAGCTGCTCGCCGAGAGCGAGGCGCCGGCCGAGATGGGCCGCCTGATGCTGACGCGTGCAGGCGAGGCGCAGCTCGCGCCGGCACTGTTCGTCGATGGCGCCACCACCCTGGCCGAATGCGTGCGCATGATGCGTTCGCGCCATGTGACCTGCCTGCTGGTGGGCGACCCGGCCGACCCGGCGATCGCCACCCGCACCGACATTCTCTACGCGCTGGCGCTGTCCGGCACCGCGCCGGAAGCACCGGTGGCGCCGCTCGCCAGGCGCCCGCTGATCGCGGTGGAGGCGCATGCGGTGCTGTTCCAGGCGCTGGTGCGGATGACGCGACATCGCGTCGAGCGCGTGGTGGTGCGCGAGGGCGCGCGGATCCTCGGCACCCTGGGCCTGACCGAGGTGCTCAGCCACTACTCCAGCCAGTCGCACCTGATCGGCCTGCGCCTCGAACGCGCCGAGAGCATCGAGGAGATCGCCGCCGCCGCGCGCGGGCTGACTGACCTGGTCGCCAGCCTGCACGCGCAGGGCGCCAAGATGAGCTACCTGATGGAGTTGGTCAGCGCGCTCAACTCGCGCCTGATGGGCAAGCTCTTCGAGTCGCTGGTGCCGCCGGACATCCGCGAGCGCGTGTGCCTGCTGGTGCTCGGCAGCGAGGGCCGCAGCGAGCAGATCCTGAAGACCGACCAGGACAATGCGCTGATCCTCGCCGACGGGCCCGACTGGCCGCAGGCCGGCGAGGTCTGCGCGCAGTTCTCGGAGGCGCTGGCGCAGCTGGGATACCCGCCCTGCCCCGGCAAGGTGATGGTCAACAACCCGGCCTGGCGCCTGACCCAGTCCGAGTGGCGCGAGCGCCTGCTGCAATGGAGCGGCAACTACGAGCCGGCGGCGATGCTGGATCTCGCCATCGCGGTCGATGCGCGCCCGATCGCCGGCAATGCCGCGCTGTTCGAACCGCTGCAGCGGCAGATCGCCGCGCTCGGTGGCAACGATGGCCTGATGCGCCAGTTCGCAGCCCCGGCGCTGGCCTTCCACACGCCGCTGACCTTTTTCGGCAAGGTGCGCACCGACGAACACGGCCTGGACATCAAGAAAGGCGGCATCTTCCCGATCGTGCAGGGCCTGCGCGCGCTGGCGCTGAAACATCGCATCACGGAGACCAACAGCTTCCGCCGTGCCGACCTGCTGGTCGAGGCGGGCGCGCTGCACGAGCGCGACGCGCGCGATGCGCAGCAGGCGCTCAGCGTGTTCCTGCGCCTGCGCCTGACCGACCAGCTGCGCAAGCTCAAGCAGGGCGAGGCGATCGACAACCACATCGATGTCGCCGCGCTGCGCCGGCTGGACCGCGAACTGCTGCGCGACGCGCTGCGCGTGGTCAACCAGTTCAAGGACCTCGTCGCCGAGCGCTTCCGCCTCGCAGGGTGA
- a CDS encoding 4'-phosphopantetheinyl transferase superfamily protein, which yields MPTDVRPAALPPATVHLWWWTLPPELRAADSGARSRWVWGRVRAQLASLADIDPALLRISRSANGKPQSPDLADAFSLAHDDEVALLATGAVGQLGVDVIGERPFASVRRLARRLYPAHELALWEALDPAQQAQQLRERFCAIEAVVKALDWRLWSGLGNIHFLRQGRIARVPLRRAQLHLAGGRRDDATWAIASAGEVVGCVHREGG from the coding sequence ATGCCGACCGACGTCCGTCCCGCAGCACTTCCGCCTGCCACGGTCCACTTGTGGTGGTGGACGTTGCCGCCGGAACTGCGCGCCGCAGATTCCGGCGCGCGCTCACGCTGGGTGTGGGGCCGGGTGCGCGCACAACTTGCATCGCTGGCGGACATCGATCCAGCCTTGTTGCGGATCAGCCGCTCCGCGAATGGCAAGCCGCAGTCACCGGATCTCGCCGACGCCTTCAGCCTGGCGCACGACGACGAGGTCGCGCTGCTGGCCACCGGCGCCGTCGGGCAACTCGGGGTGGACGTGATCGGCGAGCGTCCCTTCGCATCGGTCCGCCGCCTCGCGCGGCGGTTGTACCCCGCGCACGAACTTGCGCTGTGGGAAGCGCTGGACCCGGCGCAGCAGGCGCAGCAACTGCGCGAACGCTTCTGCGCCATCGAGGCGGTGGTCAAGGCACTCGACTGGCGATTGTGGTCCGGCCTGGGCAACATCCATTTCCTGCGCCAGGGGCGCATCGCCCGGGTCCCGCTCCGGCGCGCGCAACTGCACCTCGCCGGCGGGCGCCGCGACGATGCCACCTGGGCCATCGCCAGCGCCGGTGAGGTGGTGGGGTGCGTGCATCGCGAGGGTGGGTGA
- a CDS encoding DUF485 domain-containing protein: protein MAATMNWAAVNADPRFQALHRKKTRFLWGLMAFSVVYYFLLPIGAAYFTDLFKTKVWGVINFGLVFAWSEFIVAWGLAWIYARRANAEFDALAAEINRDAMKNGGN from the coding sequence ATGGCTGCAACGATGAATTGGGCCGCGGTGAACGCGGACCCGCGGTTCCAGGCACTGCACCGGAAGAAAACCCGGTTCCTGTGGGGCCTGATGGCGTTTTCGGTTGTCTATTACTTCCTGCTGCCGATCGGCGCGGCGTACTTCACGGACCTGTTCAAGACCAAGGTCTGGGGTGTGATCAATTTCGGCCTGGTGTTCGCCTGGTCGGAATTCATCGTGGCCTGGGGCCTGGCCTGGATCTACGCCCGACGCGCCAACGCCGAATTCGATGCGCTGGCCGCCGAGATCAATCGCGACGCGATGAAGAACGGAGGCAACTGA
- a CDS encoding DUF2167 domain-containing protein, translating into MFALFLPLSLLAQEAAPPADAAAEAPADQGDSVQAFVDSLKFQDGQVTLTAARATLNLPQGLRYLDGADAERVLTDLWGNPPGSEAIGMLVPADISLADGERSWAIVLQYEEEGYVSDEDAQEIDYTELLGEMQSSAAESNEARKAQGYGAVEIVGWAEPPRYDAASHKLHWAKELAFEGQGEHTLNYDVRVLGRHGVLVMQAVAGMGQLAQIKPGMGEALAAVDFNQGARYADFNPATDKAAEYGLAALVAGGIAAKTGLWAKLLALLIAGKKLVIAAVVLLFAGIGKLFGKKKEGAA; encoded by the coding sequence ATGTTCGCCCTGTTCCTGCCGCTGTCGCTGCTGGCCCAGGAGGCCGCGCCGCCAGCGGATGCCGCCGCCGAGGCCCCCGCGGACCAGGGCGACAGCGTGCAGGCCTTCGTCGATTCGCTGAAGTTCCAGGACGGCCAGGTGACGCTGACGGCCGCGCGCGCCACCCTCAACCTGCCGCAGGGCCTGCGCTACCTCGACGGCGCCGACGCCGAGCGCGTGCTGACGGACCTGTGGGGCAACCCGCCGGGCAGCGAGGCGATCGGCATGCTGGTGCCGGCCGACATCAGCCTGGCCGACGGCGAGCGTTCCTGGGCCATCGTGCTGCAGTACGAGGAAGAGGGCTACGTCTCCGACGAGGACGCGCAGGAGATCGACTACACCGAGCTGCTCGGGGAGATGCAGTCCTCCGCGGCGGAAAGCAACGAGGCGCGCAAGGCGCAGGGCTACGGCGCGGTGGAGATCGTCGGCTGGGCCGAGCCGCCGCGCTACGACGCGGCCAGCCACAAGCTGCACTGGGCCAAGGAACTGGCCTTCGAAGGCCAGGGCGAGCACACCCTGAACTATGACGTCCGCGTGCTCGGCCGCCACGGTGTGCTGGTGATGCAGGCGGTCGCCGGCATGGGCCAGCTGGCGCAGATCAAGCCCGGCATGGGCGAGGCGCTGGCTGCGGTAGACTTCAACCAGGGCGCGCGCTACGCCGACTTCAACCCGGCCACTGACAAGGCGGCCGAATACGGCCTGGCGGCGCTGGTCGCCGGTGGCATCGCGGCAAAGACCGGGCTGTGGGCCAAGCTGCTGGCGCTCTTGATCGCCGGCAAGAAGCTGGTGATCGCCGCCGTGGTCCTGCTGTTCGCCGGTATCGGCAAGCTGTTCGGCAAGAAGAAGGAAGGCGCAGCCTGA
- a CDS encoding glycosyltransferase family 2 protein, with the protein MDLNPTIDLSVVVPVHNERDNVAPLVREIEAALGSLSLAWEMVYVDDHSRDDTLAQLRALKAAHPRLRVLHHRTQSGQSTALRTGIKAARGRWIATLDGDGQNDPADIPKLLAARDAGDPRTRLYAGWRVHRRDSGSKRWASKLANAIRSRLLQDETPDTGCGIKLFERAVYLDLPYFDHMHRYLPALVKRAGWQSLSVPVNHRERTAGQSKYNNLQRAWVGLKDLRGVAWLIQRSKLTDVDELAE; encoded by the coding sequence ATGGACCTGAACCCCACGATCGATCTGTCCGTGGTGGTGCCAGTGCACAACGAGCGCGACAACGTGGCGCCGCTGGTGCGCGAGATCGAGGCTGCGCTGGGGTCGTTGTCGCTGGCCTGGGAAATGGTCTATGTCGACGACCACAGCCGCGACGACACCCTGGCGCAGTTGCGTGCGCTGAAAGCGGCGCACCCACGGCTGCGCGTGCTGCACCACCGGACCCAGAGTGGCCAGAGCACGGCGCTGCGCACCGGCATCAAGGCCGCGCGCGGGCGCTGGATCGCCACCCTGGACGGCGATGGCCAGAATGACCCGGCCGACATCCCGAAGCTGCTCGCCGCGCGCGATGCGGGCGACCCGAGGACGCGGCTCTACGCCGGCTGGCGGGTACATCGGCGCGACAGCGGCAGCAAGCGCTGGGCAAGCAAGCTCGCCAACGCGATCCGCTCGCGCCTGTTGCAGGACGAAACCCCGGACACCGGCTGCGGCATCAAGTTGTTCGAGCGCGCCGTGTACCTGGACCTGCCGTACTTCGACCACATGCACCGCTACCTGCCCGCACTGGTCAAGCGCGCTGGCTGGCAGAGCTTGAGCGTGCCGGTGAACCACCGTGAGCGCACCGCCGGGCAGAGCAAGTACAACAACCTGCAGCGCGCCTGGGTGGGCCTGAAGGATTTGCGCGGCGTGGCCTGGCTGATCCAGCGCAGCAAGCTGACCGACGTCGACGAACTGGCGGAGTAG
- the rpmG gene encoding 50S ribosomal protein L33 produces MRDKIKLVSTANTGHFYTTTKNKKTTPNKLEFKKYDPVARKHVAYKEYKIK; encoded by the coding sequence ATGCGTGACAAGATCAAGCTGGTGTCGACGGCCAACACGGGCCACTTCTACACCACCACCAAGAACAAGAAGACCACGCCCAACAAGCTGGAATTCAAGAAGTACGATCCGGTCGCCCGCAAGCACGTGGCGTACAAGGAATACAAGATCAAGTAA
- a CDS encoding NAD-dependent epimerase/dehydratase family protein, giving the protein MTVLVTGAAGFIGAFVAQALVARGERVLGLDNLNDYYSPQLKRDRARALGAGRDFELVEGDIADPDVLARIWREHSPRRVVHLAAQAGVRYSIEAPRVYVHSNLVGFAEILEACRHGGVEHLVCASTSSLYGQSPVQPFREDARIDRPLSLYAATKGANELMAHSYAHLFRMPITALRFFTVYGPWGRPDMAPLLFTRAILAGRPIQVFNHGQMKRDFTHVSDIVRGVLGALDLPPVAVDGGAPYRVYNLGRGEPVDLLRFIELIEIAAGRKAEREYKGMQSGDMLETFADIGAARAAFGYQPQMSIEDGVPPLVEWCREYRWT; this is encoded by the coding sequence ATGACTGTGCTGGTCACCGGCGCCGCCGGCTTCATCGGCGCCTTTGTCGCCCAGGCGCTCGTCGCCCGCGGCGAGCGCGTCCTCGGACTCGACAACCTCAACGACTATTACTCGCCGCAGCTCAAGCGCGACCGCGCGCGTGCGCTCGGCGCCGGGCGCGATTTCGAGCTGGTCGAGGGCGACATCGCAGATCCCGACGTGCTCGCGCGCATCTGGCGCGAACACTCGCCGCGGCGCGTGGTGCACCTGGCCGCGCAGGCCGGCGTGCGCTACTCGATCGAGGCGCCGCGGGTCTACGTGCACAGCAATTTGGTGGGCTTCGCCGAAATCCTCGAAGCCTGCCGCCACGGCGGTGTCGAGCACCTGGTCTGCGCCAGCACCTCCAGCCTGTACGGCCAGTCGCCAGTCCAGCCCTTCCGCGAAGACGCGCGCATCGACCGCCCGCTGTCGCTGTACGCGGCGACCAAGGGCGCCAACGAGCTGATGGCGCATTCCTACGCGCACCTGTTCCGCATGCCCATCACGGCACTGCGCTTCTTCACCGTCTACGGGCCCTGGGGCCGGCCGGACATGGCGCCGCTGCTGTTCACCCGTGCGATCCTCGCTGGCCGCCCGATTCAGGTGTTCAACCACGGCCAGATGAAGCGCGACTTCACCCACGTCAGCGACATCGTCCGCGGCGTGCTCGGCGCGCTCGACCTGCCGCCGGTGGCGGTCGATGGCGGTGCGCCCTACCGCGTCTACAACCTCGGCCGCGGCGAGCCGGTCGATTTGCTGCGCTTCATCGAGCTGATCGAGATCGCCGCCGGGCGCAAGGCCGAGCGCGAGTACAAAGGCATGCAGAGCGGCGACATGCTCGAGACCTTTGCCGACATCGGTGCCGCGCGCGCGGCCTTCGGCTACCAGCCGCAGATGTCGATCGAGGACGGTGTGCCGCCGCTGGTCGAATGGTGCCGGGAATACAGATGGACCTGA
- a CDS encoding sensor histidine kinase, giving the protein MATSLCSRLQLPPTAEWLPQFCQPATVYSAMLLAEIVVVIATLSPGVGEDSWLRALTIGTVLAQWIALSSVTVLCLLRPRLVVLSGAGALVAVTLVLALTAWTMAWIGYTVDRELGWGLTAELQQRETFVHGIVAIVLLMAALGLRYGYVHVQWKRQVEAQARAEVEALTARIRPHFLFNSMNTVAGLIHVDADLAERVIEDLAELFRAALAAGERAHPLERELELCRRYLDIEQLRIGDRLRVEWDIDAAPLHLAVPPLLLQPLVENAVYHGVQPLPEGGVVRISASVTGNELAIAIDNPMPLERAPRAGHGVAQGNVRQRLRLAYDGRASLEVRERRGYYGVTVRLPLPGHARTDHESADRR; this is encoded by the coding sequence ATGGCGACCTCGCTGTGCAGCCGCCTGCAGCTGCCGCCCACTGCCGAGTGGCTGCCGCAGTTCTGCCAGCCTGCGACGGTGTATTCGGCGATGCTGCTGGCTGAGATCGTGGTCGTCATCGCCACGCTTTCGCCCGGTGTTGGCGAAGACAGCTGGCTGCGCGCGCTGACCATCGGCACGGTGCTGGCCCAGTGGATCGCACTGAGCTCGGTCACCGTGCTATGCCTGTTGCGTCCACGGCTGGTGGTGCTGTCGGGCGCTGGCGCGCTGGTCGCGGTGACCCTGGTGCTGGCATTGACCGCGTGGACGATGGCGTGGATCGGCTACACCGTCGACCGCGAGCTGGGCTGGGGGCTGACTGCGGAACTGCAGCAACGAGAGACGTTCGTCCACGGCATCGTCGCCATCGTGCTGTTGATGGCGGCTCTCGGATTGCGCTACGGCTATGTGCACGTGCAGTGGAAGCGTCAGGTGGAGGCGCAGGCGCGCGCCGAGGTCGAGGCGCTGACCGCGCGCATCCGTCCGCATTTCCTGTTCAACAGCATGAACACCGTGGCGGGGCTGATCCACGTGGATGCCGATCTCGCCGAGCGCGTGATCGAGGATCTGGCCGAATTGTTTCGCGCCGCGCTGGCCGCTGGCGAGCGCGCGCACCCGCTGGAGCGCGAACTGGAGCTGTGCCGGCGCTATCTGGACATCGAGCAGCTGCGCATCGGCGATCGCCTGCGGGTGGAATGGGACATCGACGCAGCGCCACTGCACCTGGCAGTGCCACCGCTGCTGCTGCAACCGCTGGTGGAGAATGCGGTCTATCACGGTGTGCAGCCGTTGCCCGAAGGTGGCGTGGTGCGGATCTCGGCCAGCGTGACCGGCAATGAACTTGCCATCGCCATCGACAACCCGATGCCGCTGGAGCGCGCACCGCGCGCCGGACACGGCGTGGCTCAGGGCAACGTGCGCCAGCGGCTGCGCCTGGCCTATGACGGACGCGCATCGCTGGAAGTGCGCGAGCGGCGTGGATACTATGGTGTCACGGTGCGTTTACCCCTGCCGGGTCACGCGAGAACCGATCATGAAAGTGCTGATCGTCGATGA
- a CDS encoding lipid-A-disaccharide synthase N-terminal domain-containing protein, whose translation MNEELLWLEWTGLHVTWWKIIGYTGALMFGARWVVQFIASKRAGKPVIPRLFWYMSVVGSLMTLSYFLFSAKQDSVGVLQNLFPSFTALYSLYLDIKHRGWNRDKGSH comes from the coding sequence GTGAACGAGGAACTGCTCTGGCTGGAATGGACCGGCCTGCACGTCACCTGGTGGAAGATCATCGGCTACACCGGCGCGCTGATGTTCGGCGCCCGCTGGGTGGTCCAGTTCATCGCCAGCAAGCGCGCCGGCAAACCGGTGATCCCGCGCCTGTTCTGGTACATGAGCGTGGTCGGCAGCCTGATGACGCTGAGCTACTTCCTGTTTTCCGCCAAGCAGGACTCGGTGGGCGTGCTGCAGAACCTGTTCCCCAGCTTCACCGCGCTCTACAGCCTGTACCTCGACATCAAGCACCGCGGCTGGAACCGGGACAAGGGGAGCCATTGA
- a CDS encoding DUF1499 domain-containing protein → MKTAVLVLLALILAVVLLFAWRSYASRQSPPTLDLVEGRLRPCEARPNCVASEGSDGEHSISPFPYRGDRAASERALNAALATLPRTQIHRRQGDYWHATQQSGLFRFIDDIELRFDDASATVHLRSGSRVGYSDLGVNRKRMESLRAAYLAQP, encoded by the coding sequence ATGAAGACTGCCGTGCTGGTGCTGCTCGCGCTGATTCTCGCCGTGGTGCTGCTGTTCGCCTGGCGCAGCTACGCTTCGCGCCAGTCGCCACCGACCCTGGACCTGGTCGAAGGCCGGCTGCGGCCCTGCGAGGCCCGGCCCAATTGCGTTGCCAGCGAGGGTTCCGACGGTGAGCACAGCATCTCCCCGTTTCCCTACCGCGGCGATCGCGCCGCCAGCGAGCGCGCCTTGAACGCGGCGCTGGCCACGCTGCCGCGCACCCAGATCCACCGGCGCCAGGGCGACTATTGGCACGCCACCCAGCAGAGCGGGCTGTTCCGCTTCATCGACGACATCGAGCTGCGCTTCGACGATGCCTCGGCGACCGTGCACCTGCGCTCCGGCTCGCGTGTCGGCTACTCGGACCTCGGGGTCAACCGCAAGCGCATGGAGTCGCTGCGCGCGGCTTACCTGGCCCAGCCCTGA
- the rpmB gene encoding 50S ribosomal protein L28 has protein sequence MARVCAVTGKRPLAGNNVSHANNKTRRRYLPNLKWHRFWVASEKRFVRLRLSMAALRTIDKNGIEAVIADMRARGEKV, from the coding sequence ATGGCGCGCGTATGTGCAGTAACCGGGAAGCGCCCCCTGGCTGGCAACAATGTGTCGCACGCGAACAACAAGACGCGTCGTCGCTACCTGCCGAATCTGAAGTGGCACCGTTTCTGGGTCGCTTCCGAGAAGCGCTTCGTGCGCCTGCGCCTGTCGATGGCGGCGCTGCGTACGATCGACAAGAACGGCATCGAGGCGGTCATCGCCGACATGCGCGCCCGCGGCGAAAAGGTCTGA
- a CDS encoding 3'-5' exonuclease (3'-5' exonuclease of DNA polymerase III), whose protein sequence is MLHALTRMLDRRRLRDVRFAPLFERYRGEEVVSLDLETTSLDPVTAEVLSIAAVPVDAHGVRLSQRFVRLLRSARDFGIESIRVHRILPGESAAGGSLDEAVDALLLWLANRPLLGYNLAFDAAILDRLARARHGFRLPNRRIELAGRYMRSLPVREGNAEPDLRLETIAAAVGVPLMGRHTALGDAVSVGLVYAALQARAFGRRPEQGAGQGAGGSGPSPSP, encoded by the coding sequence ATGCTCCACGCCCTGACCCGAATGCTCGACCGCCGCCGGCTGCGCGATGTGCGCTTCGCGCCGCTGTTCGAGCGTTATCGCGGGGAAGAGGTGGTGTCGCTGGACCTGGAGACCACTTCGCTGGATCCGGTGACGGCGGAGGTGCTGTCGATTGCCGCGGTGCCGGTCGATGCGCATGGCGTGCGCCTGTCGCAGCGCTTCGTCCGCTTGCTGCGCAGCGCGCGCGACTTCGGGATCGAATCGATCCGGGTGCACCGGATCCTGCCCGGCGAATCGGCGGCCGGCGGAAGCCTGGACGAGGCGGTCGACGCGCTGCTGCTGTGGCTCGCCAACCGTCCGCTGCTCGGTTACAACCTGGCCTTCGACGCCGCGATCCTCGATCGCCTGGCGCGCGCGCGGCATGGATTCCGCCTGCCAAACCGGCGGATCGAACTGGCCGGGCGCTACATGCGCAGCCTGCCGGTGCGCGAAGGGAACGCCGAGCCGGACTTGCGCCTGGAGACGATCGCCGCCGCAGTCGGCGTGCCGCTGATGGGCCGCCACACCGCGCTCGGCGACGCGGTCAGCGTGGGGTTGGTGTATGCAGCGTTGCAGGCGCGGGCCTTCGGGCGGCGACCAGAGCAAGGAGCGGGGCAGGGGGCAGGGGGCAGTGGGCCAAGCCCCTCGCCCTGA
- a CDS encoding response regulator transcription factor, whose amino-acid sequence MKVLIVDDEPLARRRLASLLSGVVGVEVVGEAADGQLALAAVDRHDPDLVLLDIRMPGIDGLEVARRLTLRSDPPAVVFCTAYDDHALAAFDAEAVDYLLKPVRRERLLAALERVRRFNGEAAAEPRGEGGEARKQRSHICARVRGEMKLVAISAISHFLADAKYVEVHYDGGEVLIEDSLISLEEEFGDRFVRVHRNCLVSRERIEGLGKNAAGETVVRLRGGHETLEVSRRNLPQLRKLLREL is encoded by the coding sequence ATGAAAGTGCTGATCGTCGATGACGAACCCCTGGCACGCAGGCGACTGGCTTCGCTGTTGTCCGGCGTTGTGGGCGTCGAGGTGGTGGGCGAGGCTGCGGATGGCCAGCTGGCCTTGGCGGCCGTGGACCGCCACGACCCGGATCTTGTACTTCTCGACATCCGCATGCCCGGGATCGACGGCCTGGAAGTTGCGCGTCGGCTGACCTTGCGCAGCGATCCGCCGGCGGTGGTGTTCTGCACCGCCTACGATGACCATGCGCTGGCGGCATTCGATGCCGAAGCGGTCGATTACCTGTTGAAGCCGGTGCGCCGCGAGCGCCTGCTCGCCGCGCTGGAGCGCGTGCGCAGGTTCAACGGCGAGGCCGCCGCCGAGCCGCGCGGCGAGGGCGGCGAGGCGCGCAAGCAGCGCAGCCACATCTGCGCCCGCGTGCGCGGCGAGATGAAACTGGTGGCGATCAGCGCGATCAGCCACTTCCTCGCCGATGCCAAGTACGTCGAGGTGCATTACGACGGCGGCGAGGTGCTGATCGAGGACTCGCTGATCTCGCTGGAGGAGGAGTTCGGCGACCGCTTCGTGCGCGTGCACCGCAACTGCCTGGTCTCGCGCGAGCGCATCGAGGGCCTGGGCAAGAACGCCGCGGGCGAGACCGTGGTTCGCCTGCGCGGCGGCCATGAAACCCTTGAAGTCAGCCGGCGCAACCTGCCGCAGCTGCGCAAGCTGCTGCGCGAGCTGTAG